One genomic window of Chanos chanos chromosome 13, fChaCha1.1, whole genome shotgun sequence includes the following:
- the gaa gene encoding lysosomal alpha-glucosidase — translation MFKANAHEDIDLRSRTDPKKRDQMQNNMKSSSSLSSNSEWNSELSFRTLKNGKCEIADEDRFDCARDRALSKAACEERGCCYIPLPQSRFGGPPWCFYPPSYPGYRMGPLAPTPRGQAANLTRPVPSYLPGDISVLQMEVMAETAGRLHIAIRDPLSPRYEVPLPVDKPREGFDVQNALYSIEFQPHPFGFIVRRKSNGRVLLNTTVGPLLFADQYLQLSTSLASSVVSGLGEHYTPLVLDLNWTSVTLWNRDMAPHGSANLYGSHPFYLVQEGDGQAYGVFLLNSNAMEVVLQPTPALTWITTGGILDLYIFLGPDPHMVIQQYHRVIGYPMMPPYWSLGFHLCRWGYTSTNATRAVVQQMRQAKFPLDVQWNDLDYADKRRVFTFDPLRFGDLPQMVREFHQQGLKYVLILDPGISSTSPPGTYKPFDEGQRRGVFIKNSTGQTLIGKVWPGPTAFPDFTNPQTRSWWEDCIRDFYERVPVDGLWIDMNEPASFVQGSVDGCPDTDLEKPPFVPGVIGGQLNSGTLCMSSLQNFSTHYNLHNLYGLTEAVATHSALLKVRGTRPFVLSRSSFPGLGRFSGHWTGDVRSDWEQLRYSIPAVLLFGLYGVPLVGADVCGFGGDTTEELCVRWTQLGAFYPFMRNHNDRPNAPQEPYVFGQEAQAAMRNATMLRYSLLPFLYTLFHYAHTSAHTVARALFVEFPFDPHCQTIDRQFLWGSSLLISPVLEQGTVEVAAYLPAGTWYSLHSGQPYYSKGQYLVLPASLDTINVHVREGHIIPQQVPALTTAVSRTNPFLLTVALSSEGWAKGELFWDDGESLDTFERADYSRVIFIVSPSKLVSEPVILNGALDGLVVSEVRVFGVPTPPTAVWANGQKVKDFTYHSETRLFTVSGLALPMTEVFTVQWSL, via the exons ATGTTTAAGGCAAACGCCCACGAAGATATAGATTTGAGATCGCGTACTGACCCTAAAAAGAGGGATCAGATGCAGAATAACATGAAGAGTTCCTCAAGTCTATCCAGCAACTCTGAATGGAATTCGGAACTCAGTTTCAGAACTTTAAAAAATGGTAAGTGTGAGATAGCTGATGAGGATCGATTTGACTGCGCTCGTGACCGTGCTCTTAGTAAGGCTGCGTGTGAGGAGAGAGGTTGTTGCTATATTCCTCTACCGCAGTCACGTTTTGGAGGACCGCCTTGGTGTTTCTATCCTCCCTCTTATCCTGGCTACAGAATGGGGCCACTGGCTCCCACACCCCGTGGCCAAGCAGCTAACCTCACACGTCCCGTACCATCTTACCTTCCTGGAGATATCTCCGTCCTGCAAATGGAGGTCATGGCAGAGACAGCAGGACGACTACACATCGCA ATTAGGGATCCTCTCTCTCCACGATATGAGGTTCCTCTTCCTGTGGATAAACCAAGGGAAGGCTTTGACGTGCAGAATGCCCTCTACAGCATAGAGTTTCAGCCACATCCTTTCGGGTTCATAGTGCGGCGTAAATCCAATGGCCGAGTACT TCTAAACACCACAGTTGGACCTCTCCTGTTTGCTGACCAGTACCTACAGCTCTCCACCTCCTTAGCCTCATCAGTGGTGTCTGGGCTTGGGGAACACTACACACCCCTTGTCTTGGACCTTAACTGGacctctgtcactctgtggaACCGAGATATGGCGCCTCAT GGCAGTGCCAACCTCTATGGCTCCCACCCCTTTTACCTAGTGCAGGAAGGAGATGGCCAGGCCTATGGAGTCTTTCTCCTCAACAGCAATGCTATGG AGGTGGTGCTGCAGCCCACTCCAGCACTCACATGGATTACCACTGGTGGGATTCTGGACCTCTACATCTTCTTAGGCCCAGACCCACACATGGTAATTCAGCAGTACCACCGGGTTATTG GGTATCCCATGATGCCACCTTACTGGTCACTGGGCTTCCACCTCTGCCGCTGGGGTTACACCTCCACCAATGCCACAAGAGCTGTCGTCCAGCAAATGCGCCAAGCCAAGTTTCCCCTG GATGTGCAGTGGAATGATCTTGATTACGCTGACAAGCGGAGAGTTTTCACCTTTGACCCTCTGCGATTTGGAGACCTGCCTCAGATGGTGAGGGAGTTCCACCAGCAGGGCTTGAAGTATGTGCTTATCTTG GACCCAGGCATCAGTAGTACGAGTCCTCCAGGCACCTACAAACCTTTTGATGAAGGCCAACGGAGGGGTGTGTTTATCAAGAACTCCACCGGACAGACTCTTATCGGAAAG gTTTGGCCAGGACCCACAGCGTTCCCAGACTTCACTAATCCACAGACAAGGAGTTGGTGGGAAGACTGCATTCGGGACTTCTATGAGAGAGTACCTGTGGATGGCCTATGGATA GACATGAATGAGCCGGCTAGTTTTGTTCAGGGCTCTGTGGATGGTTGTCCAGACACTGACCTAGAGAAACCTCCCTTTGTTCCAG GTGTGATAGGAGGACAGTTAAACTCAGGCACCCTGTGCATGTCCAGCCTGCAGAACTTCTCCACTCATTACAATCTCCACAATCTCTATGGACTGACTGAGGCTGTTGCCACCCACAG TGCTCTGCTGAAAGTGAGGGGAACCCGGCCCTTTGTTCTGTCCCGCTCCTCGTTTCCTGGCCTGGGCCGTTTCTCTGGCCACTGGACGGGGGATGTGCGCAGTGACTGGGAACAGCTGCGATATTCCATCCCAG ctGTGCTGCTGTTTGGGCTGTATGGGGTACCTCTGGTGGGGGCCGATGTGTGTGGCTTTGGAGGAGACACCactgaggagctgtgtgtgcgCTGGACTCAACTTGGTGCCTTCTACCCTTTCATGAGAAACCATAACGACAGGCCAAACGCC ccCCAGGAGCCCTATGTGTTTGGGCAGGAGGCCCAGGCAGCCATGCGAAATGCCACGATGCTGAGATActccctccttcctttcctCTACACACTCTTCCATTACGCCCATACCTCAGCACACACTGTTGCTCGAGCCCTTTTTGTTGA ATTTCCCTTTGACCCTCATTGTCAGACCATAGACAGGCAGTTCTTATGGGGCAGTTCCCTGCTCATTAGTCCTGTCCTGGAACAAGGAACAGTAGAGGTGGCTGCCTATCTGCCTGCAGGGACGTGGTACAGTCTACACAGT GGGCAGCCATACTACAGTAAAGGGCAATATCTAGTCCTCCCTGCCTCGTTAGACACCATCAACGTCCATGTGAGGGAAGGACACATCATTCCACAGCAG GTTCCCGCCCTGACGACTGCCGTTTCACGTACTAACCCTTTCCTCCTGACGGTGGCGCTATCTTCTGAGGGTTGGGCGAAAGGGGAGCTGTTCTGGGATGATGGGGAGAGTCTGGATACTTTTGAGAGGGCGGATTACTCACGCGTCATCTTTATCGTTTCACCG TCCAAGTTGGTGAGTGAGCCAGTGATATTGAATGGAGCTTTAGATGGGTTGGTCGTGAGTGAGGTGCGTGTTTTTGGAGTGCCAACCCCACCCACAGCTGTCTGGGCGAATGGGCAGAAAGTAAAGGACTTCACCTATCACTCTGAAACCAGG CTTTTCACAGTGTCTGGCTTGGCCCTACCTATGACAGAGGTGTTTACGGTCCAGTGGAGCCTGTAA
- the samd9l gene encoding sterile alpha motif domain-containing protein 9-like, whose amino-acid sequence MEELDNLPIENWTESMVSTWLSSIGVKEQYIKKLHDEEVDGRILLELTEEFLKRETGMKSGPALLIINKRNELVSTVQKKKKAQNRQEILNKEPSESSDCGASSQDLGKKCLKEGVNKDQCANVLTTKKDCKPRPFGKEGIDFTYFKHNVLQPESGIIDFITPCHEYKSFAIAATLDRQRLQAKFAKEVLKFAAGCMNVRSNGTIHFGVMDSRDDTGYVHGEIIGIPVMEKDIYVDALDHIERSFSGSDSEHVRQCVRPPQFIEVADLNATTTSYVVEVDIVPAVSIVKNRVYSVRLPNFKEKSNKIEHEKETIYRRVGSKTEPVSDHNEFYQRVGDRDTQREAAEQSSAFRSPGLCPDLGRKLTMLVTSGKKLIEKEKWYILVTNKFQKEDLTSIDFLLNLKIFCVFDFDPNSKSSGLCHEYLQHHAANLHFMQNYQIPNGMSVRDFESHLHLFEQTSWIFCNGRSDFKGNESYCDEMTWIQTKTTLLRDCVSLICKQILPKGTFQVIFLLTSPVDKPILHTFYEFFTDMEGHEDIICISESEENFQKWQSFAEGSCTTEIINRSSIVGMKMSHVNATLQRIQPVTTRTSKHLPVFVKGECRFEKREEERMYSLEIISTDHCDETSPEFIENEKENIEKHFYHGGKVSWLNLWLAEKKFAEEIIKREAYQEVSKLLNNVVKSNVDQLSVSNINIYHHPGSGGSTVARQVLWDNRKDLRCAVVKPSYTPTIVAEHAVQLREYEEKDPQKCLPVLLLVEDSDKEYLDDLRNELEVAVNTKKIVQGTLCFILLSCRRSHNPEKMSKESPLQNVSVTHKLSPEEKRQFAGKRKKLEQQYQPEFILTFVLMSEEFEHQKIAEYVEQFVRHLLQGIDHDSVVTRLIRYVALLNTYVQNSFLSQSHCEALMELPLRLSRFRQHAFEGALSEHARLVFIHLRDERTYIESIRIIHPLVAKEILHQLLGKEQQHSLAMALLRENVLFEHRFGKEDYMRFLRDLFMRRCRISKGDESDSFFSPLIEHVREKESPEKAIELLKEAHKRFNKDAFFAQQLARLNYKYDKFEEAEYWADIAATKMPQNSYILDTKGQVYRRWFQAKCKALEKVSKTAENTAGAVETALKAIECFQACEKAAVSDKETMNNSGFFGEVDVGSNLLKLISSLQVFSNRHPDCLKYLLTDYIPKGVQQPWENFHCKLKNLKNTMHVALEWISEDLSYFQTDLNADEDEVAESCEMTISNPRHWLVTKTSVYGKYFSDACLSTVKSTSNLTPFMKRMTIHRLGGGNITSIFSLLTDQKDKDQALKVLKEIISLYPSDPVKAKLDQMDLVNYIASHIALSCLSTQSPEPVALKDLQRLSRQFPKEKQHCLSSALFLLTLLFWPEENDSEEEKESKYEIVLSAVEFLKRSYWTKMKDIPQRKRRIYTHFFLGNGAGLDKFVHKSKMETMAKLPSLSEKRMKWFRGEVWKMPQIAKLLKPVAGWTEDGTVYLEGPQRKKFYIPALYSPSVPFGNENILFYLGFTYRGPVAYNITVKK is encoded by the exons ATGG AAGAACTTGACAACTTGCCCATTGAAAACTGGACTGAGTCTATGGTGAGCACCTGGTTGAGTTCCATTGGAGTGAAAgaacagtacattaaaaaacTTCATGATGAAGAGGTTGATGGGCGAATCCTTCTGGAACTCACTGAAGAATTTTTGAAAAGAGAGACTGGAATGAAATCTGGGCCTGCTCTTTTAATCATTAATAAAAGAAATGAGTTAGTAAGCACAGtccaaaagaagaagaaagcacaAAATCGACAAGAAATTTTAAACAAAGAACCATCTGAAAGTAGTGACTGTGGAGCAAGTAGTCAGGATTTAGGAAAAAAGTGTCTCAAAGAAGGAGTCAACAAAGACCAGTGTGCAAATGTCTTGACCACAAAGAAAGACTGTAAGCCACGGCCATTTGGAAAAGAGGGCATTGATTTCACGTATTTCAAGCACAATGTGTTGCAACCTGAGTCAGGAATTATTGATTTTATAACTCCTTGTCATGAGTACAAGTCGTTTGCTATTGCTGCAACATTAGACCGCCAAAGGCTACAAGCAAAATTTGCTAAAGAAGTCCTCAAATTTGCCGCTGGTTGTATGAACGTCCGATCAAATGGCACAATACACTTTGGTGTGATGGATAGCAGAGATGATACTGGCTATGTACACGGTGAAATTATTGGTATTCCTGTTATGGAAAAAGATATCTATGTTGATGCACTGGATCACATAGAAAGGAGTTTCTCTGGTTCTGACAGCGAGCATGTACGACAGTGTGTGCGCCCACCTCAGTTTATAGAGGTGGCTGACCTAAATGCCACCACGACGTCTTATGTTGTAGAGGTTGACATTGTGCCTGCAGTAAGCATTGTGAAGAATCGGGTTTATTCTGTCCGTCTACCTAACTTTAAAGAGAAGTCAAACAAGATTGAACATGAAAAGGAGACAATCTATCGAAGGGTTGGTTCCAAAACAGAACCAGTGAGTGATCACAATGAGTTCTACCAGCGAGTCGGCGACAGGGATACACAAAGAGAAGCAGCAGAACAGTCCAGTGCTTTCAGATCTCCAGGTCTGTGTCCAGACCTTGGAAGGAAACTCACAATGCTTGTTACAAGTGGCAAAAAACtaattgaaaaggaaaaatggtACATACTTGTCACAAACAAATTTCAAAAGGAAGATTTGACCAGCATTGACTTTTTATTAAACTTGAAGATCTTCTGTGTATTTGACTTTGACCCAAATTCAAAGTCATCTGGATTGTGTCATGAATACCTTCAACACCATGCAGCAAACCTGCATTTCATGCAGAATTACCAAATTCCAAATGGCATGAGTGTCAGAGATTTTGAGAGTCACCTTCATTTGTTTGAACAAACCAGCTGGATATTTTGCAATGGACGGAGTGATTTCAAAGGCAATGAAAGTTACTGTGATGAAATGACATGGATCCAAACCAAAACCACTCTCCTCAGGGACTGTGTGTCACTGATCTGCAAGCAGATCTTGCCAAAAGGGACCTTCCAAGTGATCTTCTTGCTTACTTCTCCTGTTGACAAACCTATCCTGCACACATTCTATGAGTTCTTCACTGATATGGAAGGTCATGAAGATATCATCTGCATTTCAGAATCTGAAGAGAACTTCCAAAAGTGGCAAAGCTTTGCTGAGGGCTCATGTACCACTGAAATAATCAACCGTTCCAGTATAGTTGGAATGAAGATGAGCCATGTAAATGCAACACTTCAGAGAATCCAGCCTGTCACCACCCGGACCTCCAAACACCTGCCTGTCTTTGTTAAGGGAGAATGCCGTTTTGAGAAACGTGAGGAGGAAAGGATGTATTCCTTGGAGATCATAAGTACTGACCACTGTGATGAAACCAGTCCTGAGTTCAttgagaatgaaaaagaaaacatcgaGAAACATTTTTACCATGGAGGAAAAGTGAGCTGGTTAAATCTATGGCTTGCAGAGAAGAAGTTTGCTGAAGAAATTATAAAAAGAGAGGCATACCAAGAGGTCTCCAAACTCCTGAACAATGTTGTGAAAAGTAATGTAGACCAGTTATCAGTTAGCAATATCAACATATACCACCATCCTGGCAGTGGTGGCAGCACTGTTGCTAGACAGGTACTGTGGGACAACAGAAAGGATTTAAGATGTGCAGTTGTGAAACCATCTTATACTCCTACTATTGTGGCAGAGCATGCAGTTCAGTTGCGAGAGTATGAAGAAAAAGACCCTCAGAAATGTCTCCCCGTTCTCCTGCTGGTGGAGGACTCTGACAAGGAATATTTGGACGACTTGAGAAATGAATTAGAAGTTGCTGTAAACACCAAGAAGATTGTACAAGGAACTCTATGTTTCATTTTGCTTAGTTGCAGACGATCACACAATCCAGAAAAAATGAGCAAGGAGTCACCTTTACAGAACGTTTCCGTGACGCACAAACTTTCCCCAGAGGAGAAGAGGCAATTTGCAGGAAAACGGAAGAAGCTTGAGCAACAGTATCAACCAGAGTTCATCTTGACGTTTGTTCTGATGAGTGAAGAATTTGAACATCAGAAAATTGCAGAATACGTTGAGCAGTTTGTAAGACATTTACTCCAAGGTATTGATCATGATTCTGTTGTCACCCGCCTCATTCGTTACGTGGCATTGCTCAATACGTATGTGCAGAATTCCTTCCTTTCTCAGTCGCATTGTGAAGCCTTGATGGAACTACCCCTCCGCCTGTCTAGATTTCGACAGCATGCCTTTGAGGGAGCACTCAGTGAACACGCCAGGTTAGTCTTCATACATTTGAGAGATGAAAGAACCTACATTGAATCCATTAGAATTATTCACCCCTTAGTTGCAAAAGAAATTCTTCATCAGCTCTTAGGAAAAGAGCAGCAACACAGTCTAGCTATGGCTCTTCTCCGTGAAAATGTGCTATTTGAGCACAGATTTGGCAAAGAGGATTACATGAGGTTCTTGCGTGACTTGTTCATGAGAAGATGCAGAATAAGCAAAGGTGATGAATCGGacagttttttctctcccctcattGAAcatgttagagagaaagagagtccaGAAAAAGCAATAGAGCTTCTGAAGGAGGCACACAAACGATTCAACAAGGATGCCTTTTTTGCTCAACAACTTGCTCGTTTAAATTACAAGTATGATAAATTTGAAGAAGCAGAATATTGGGCAGATATCGCAGCAACAAAAATGCCACAGAACTCCTACATCCTAGACACCAAGGGTCAGGTATATAGGAGATGGTTCCAAGCAAAATGCAAAGCCTTGGAAAAAGTTTCCAAGAcagcagagaacacagcagGTGCTGTTGAAACAGCTCTCAAAGCTATAGAGTGCTTCCAAGCATGTGAAAAAGCAGCAGtttcagacaaagagacaatgaACAACTCTGGATTTTTCGGAGAAGTAGACGTAGGATCTAACTTGTTAAAACTCATTTCTTCACTGCAAGTGTTCTCAAACAGGCATCCTGACTGCCTGAAATACCTGCTCACTGACTACATCCCAAAGGGGGTTCAGCAGCCATGGGAAAATTTCCATTGCAAATTGAAAAACCTTAAAAATACAATGCATGTAGCCTTAGAGTGGATATCAGAGGACTTGAGTTATTTCCAGACGGACCTGAATGCAGATGAGGATGAGGTAGCTGAGAGTTGTGAGATGACAATAAGCAATCCCAGACATTGGCTTGTCACCAAGACCTCTGTATATGGAAAGTATTTCAGTGATGCCTGTCTCAGCACTGTCAAATCCACATCCAACCTAACACCTTTCATGAAACGCATGACAATTCATCGCCTCGGTGGAGGAAATATCACATCAATCTTCTCCCTGCTCACTGACCAGAAAGATAAAGACCAAGCACTCAAAGTACTTAAGGAGATTATATCATTGTATCCAAGTGACCCAGTGAAAGCTAAATTGGATCAGATGGATCTGGTCAATTACATAGCATCTCACATTGCACTAAGCTGCCTTTCAACTCAGTCGCCTGAACCGGTCGCTCTCAAAGATCTGCAGAGACTTAGCCGTCAGTTTCCAAAAGAGAAGCAACATTGCCTGTCAAGTGCCCTGTTCCTTCTCACCTTGCTATTTTGGCCAGAAGAGAATGActctgaggaggaaaaagagagcaaataTGAAATTGTTCTGTCTGCTGTTGAATTCCTCAAACGCAGTTACTGGACCAAAATGAAGGATATCCCTCAGAGGAAGAGACGGATATACACCCATTTTTTCCTTGGTAATGGAGCTGGATTGGACAAATTTGTCCACAAGAGCAAGATGGAGACAATGGCCAAGCTCCCCTCACTGTCAGAGAAACGAATGAAGTGGTTCCGTGGGGAGGTATGGAAGATGCCACAAATTGCAAAGCTACTCAAACCTGTTGCAGGTTGGACAGAAGATGGGACAGTGTACCTTGAGGGCCCTCAGAGGAAGAAGTTCTACATTCCTGCACTCTACTCACCCTCTGTACCCTTTGGCAATGAAAATATCTTATTCTACCTGGGTTTCACATACAGAGGACCTGTGGCATACAATATCACTGTAAAAAAGTAA